GCATGGGCAACAACCTCGGGTTTGCGGGCATCCGCAACCTGACCTGGAAGCTGGCCTTTGTGCTGAAAGGGTTTGCCCCGGCCGAGATTCTCGACACCTACGAGCCCGAGATGAGGCCCTGCGCCCTGGTGCGCATCGACACGGGCGTGAGAACCACCGAGTACATGGCGCGGATCTTCGCGGCTTTCTACGCTGGCGAAGACAGGACGCAGGCCATTCGCGACACGCAACAGTACGCCGATTACGATGGGGTGGTACTCGGCTTCGAGCACAAGTCCTCACTGATTGCCGAGAACAGCGAGCCGCCGCCCGCCACCGACAATCCGACCATCGACTTCGTGACGGCCGTTCGTGCCGGTCGCCGCGCCCCGCATGTCTGGGTGGATGAGGCCAAGGGACAGTCCGTGATCGACTGGTTCGGCCTGGAATACGTGCTGGTCGCCGGTGCTTCGGTCGGGCTTTGCCGCTGGTCGTTGGCGGTAGATGATGTACGCGCACAAGCCTGCTTTC
The Gemmatimonadota bacterium genome window above contains:
- a CDS encoding FAD-dependent monooxygenase, which encodes MGNNLGFAGIRNLTWKLAFVLKGFAPAEILDTYEPEMRPCALVRIDTGVRTTEYMARIFAAFYAGEDRTQAIRDTQQYADYDGVVLGFEHKSSLIAENSEPPPATDNPTIDFVTAVRAGRRAPHVWVDEAKGQSVIDWFGLEYVLVAGASVGLCRWSLAVDDVRAQACFPICVRQLPQENVAPYEAQALALVRPDGIIADVWTETDVLDGDVESRLRKYLPLS